In Candidatus Promineifilum breve, one genomic interval encodes:
- a CDS encoding PSP1 domain-containing protein, with the protein MATVMAPGETSDYIGVRFQKLGKLYHFKTGAQKDLVAGDHVIVETKRGKQLGQVIAFIDPQDVHRQKGLRAVQRKATPRDLVMKQVWEGKELDALITCREEAARAGINDAKFVKAEYSFDGSWLTIAYTTENKKLDVRGVQSALGRIYRTRVEMQLVGPRDVAKVMGGYGACGIPRCCSTFLTDFSPISIRMAKEQGISLSPQEITGMCGRLRCCLVYEYEQYVAAKKQLPKVGKTIGTPHGEGRVIDVRPLRDSVLVAVDDAVHEVERHQIEPLEELAALKNKAEAGCSKHEGGGCDCGAKEKKDAPE; encoded by the coding sequence ATGGCCACTGTAATGGCTCCCGGCGAAACCTCCGACTACATCGGGGTTCGCTTTCAAAAGCTCGGTAAGCTTTACCATTTCAAGACCGGCGCGCAAAAAGACCTGGTCGCCGGCGATCACGTCATCGTCGAAACCAAACGCGGCAAGCAGTTGGGTCAGGTCATCGCCTTCATCGATCCGCAGGACGTGCACCGCCAAAAGGGGCTGCGCGCCGTGCAGCGCAAGGCCACGCCGCGTGACCTGGTGATGAAGCAGGTGTGGGAAGGCAAGGAACTCGATGCCCTCATCACCTGCCGCGAGGAAGCGGCACGGGCGGGCATCAACGACGCCAAGTTCGTCAAGGCCGAATACAGCTTCGACGGCTCGTGGCTGACCATCGCCTATACCACCGAAAACAAGAAGCTCGACGTGCGCGGCGTGCAGAGCGCCCTCGGCCGCATCTATCGCACCCGGGTGGAGATGCAGCTCGTCGGCCCGCGCGACGTGGCGAAGGTCATGGGCGGCTATGGGGCGTGCGGCATCCCCCGCTGCTGCTCCACCTTCCTGACCGACTTCAGCCCTATCTCGATCCGCATGGCCAAGGAGCAGGGCATTTCGCTCAGCCCGCAGGAGATTACCGGCATGTGCGGCCGGCTGCGCTGCTGCCTGGTCTACGAATACGAGCAGTACGTGGCGGCCAAGAAGCAATTGCCCAAGGTGGGCAAAACCATCGGCACGCCCCACGGCGAGGGGCGGGTCATCGACGTGCGGCCGTTGCGCGATTCGGTGCTGGTGGCCGTCGATGATGCTGTCCACGAGGTGGAGCGGCACCAGATCGAACCGCTGGAGGAGCTGGCGGCGCTGAAGAACAAGGCCGAAGCCGGCTGCTCCAAGCACGAGGGCGGCGGCTGCGATTGCGGCGCGAAAGAGAAGAAGGACGCCCCCGAATGA
- a CDS encoding Mrp/NBP35 family ATP-binding protein, with amino-acid sequence MFGRKNDPAGVTDAAVMQALSTVIEPELHRDLVSLNMIRNLKIDGADVAFTIMLTTPACPLRGKMEGDSRAALARVPGIGQVTINWDANVPSDRRIGEQIGQNFRNTIAVSSGKGGVGKTTIAVNLAIALAMEGARVGLLDADILGPNVPMMMGREEMPPPVNRKMVPAEAYGVKFISMAFLVKPDQPLIWRGPMLHSAIRQLLTDVDWGELDYLVVDLPPGTGDAQLTLAQVLPLSGALVITQPMQVAAADALRGLKTFEKLEVPIIGVIENMSGEFFGTGAGEKLAREHNTPYLGSIPLEAQVRVGGDSGRPIVVAQPDSAAAQAIRHIAREVAARVSVLTLQVQADNFIPISMIG; translated from the coding sequence ATGTTTGGACGAAAAAATGATCCAGCGGGCGTGACGGACGCGGCGGTGATGCAGGCCCTTTCAACGGTGATCGAGCCGGAGCTACACCGCGACCTCGTCAGCCTGAATATGATTCGCAACCTGAAGATCGACGGGGCCGACGTGGCCTTCACCATCATGCTGACCACGCCGGCCTGCCCGCTGCGGGGCAAGATGGAAGGCGACTCCCGCGCCGCGCTGGCCCGCGTGCCCGGTATCGGTCAGGTGACCATCAACTGGGACGCCAACGTGCCGTCCGACCGCCGTATTGGTGAGCAGATCGGCCAGAATTTTCGCAACACCATCGCCGTCTCCAGCGGCAAGGGCGGCGTGGGCAAGACCACGATAGCCGTCAATCTGGCGATCGCGCTGGCGATGGAAGGGGCTCGCGTCGGCCTGCTCGATGCCGACATCCTGGGGCCGAACGTGCCGATGATGATGGGGCGCGAGGAGATGCCACCGCCGGTGAACCGCAAGATGGTGCCGGCCGAGGCGTATGGCGTCAAGTTCATCTCGATGGCCTTCCTCGTGAAGCCCGACCAGCCGCTCATCTGGCGCGGGCCGATGCTCCACAGCGCCATCCGCCAACTGTTGACCGACGTCGATTGGGGCGAACTGGATTATCTGGTGGTCGATCTGCCGCCGGGGACGGGCGACGCGCAATTGACGCTGGCCCAGGTGCTACCCCTGTCGGGCGCGCTGGTCATCACCCAACCGATGCAGGTGGCCGCGGCCGACGCGCTGCGCGGCCTGAAGACGTTCGAGAAGCTGGAAGTGCCCATCATCGGCGTCATCGAGAACATGAGCGGCGAATTCTTCGGCACCGGCGCGGGTGAGAAGTTGGCCCGTGAGCACAACACGCCTTACCTCGGCTCCATCCCGCTGGAAGCCCAGGTGCGCGTGGGCGGCGATAGCGGCCGGCCCATCGTCGTGGCCCAGCCCGATTCGGCCGCGGCCCAGGCCATCCGCCACATCGCCCGCGAGGTGGCCGCCCGCGTCAGCGTCCTGACCCTCCAGGTGCAGGCCGACAACTTCATCCCGATCAGCATGATCGGTTGA
- a CDS encoding 4Fe-4S binding protein, which produces MGVVLRHFVQSYVDDVKWAGKGGRYYNDEAFQVRQGPYGEGVKTVFYPEEKLAPPERFRFVPFLVTDEPPPGQRWGHDWCTSCGICAKVCPPQCIWILRGKQPNGRPKPEPEKFFIDIDICMNCGYCAEFCPFDAIKMDHDYELASYDRTTAHIHDKERLSKPISYWREIAPKKAEAEELARQMAEAAKTKKKDADGENRQQRISEAVARQLYYRGLQY; this is translated from the coding sequence ATGGGGGTTGTCCTCCGCCATTTCGTTCAGAGCTACGTCGATGACGTCAAGTGGGCTGGCAAGGGCGGTCGTTACTACAACGATGAGGCTTTTCAGGTACGCCAAGGCCCCTACGGCGAAGGGGTGAAGACGGTCTTCTATCCCGAAGAAAAGCTGGCGCCGCCGGAGCGCTTCCGCTTTGTGCCCTTTCTAGTGACCGACGAGCCGCCGCCGGGGCAGCGCTGGGGCCACGACTGGTGTACCTCGTGCGGCATCTGCGCCAAGGTGTGCCCGCCGCAGTGCATCTGGATCCTGCGCGGCAAGCAGCCCAACGGCCGCCCCAAGCCGGAGCCGGAGAAGTTCTTCATCGACATCGACATCTGCATGAATTGCGGCTATTGCGCCGAATTCTGCCCGTTCGACGCGATCAAGATGGATCACGATTACGAACTCGCCAGCTACGACCGCACCACGGCCCACATCCATGACAAGGAGCGGCTGAGCAAGCCGATCAGCTATTGGCGCGAGATCGCCCCCAAGAAGGCCGAGGCCGAAGAGCTGGCCCGCCAGATGGCCGAGGCCGCCAAGACCAAGAAGAAGGACGCTGACGGCGAAAACCGCCAGCAGCGTATTTCCGAGGCCGTGGCCCGCCAGTTGTATTATCGGGGTTTGCAGTATTAG
- a CDS encoding NADH-quinone oxidoreductase subunit D, with protein sequence MGPQHPSTHGVFRMVVTLDGETVVDLKPVMGYLHRNHEQIGERNTFNMNMPFTDRLDYLASMSNNHGYALTIEKLFGMTVPERAEWIRILMVELNRIGNHLWALGFLLNDLGALQTPMLYYYLERELILDFFEATSGARLLYNYMRFGGVAYDLPDDVRGTPTLKFLEELIFNRLPRVLEQGDDLMTGNEIVRARAIGVGILTPQDAIALSTAGPLLRASGVPYDVRRAEPYSYYEHLDFDVAVRYNGDIYDRYLVRMDEMRQSLRILEQILPHLRRTEGGPIVGDKPQYALRAPRAGESYARVENPKGELGYYVTTKRRGGNPERYHVRAPSFINLTALGPMSRGHKVADVVAILGSIDIVLGEVDR encoded by the coding sequence ATGGGGCCGCAGCATCCGTCTACTCACGGCGTGTTCCGCATGGTCGTCACCCTGGACGGCGAAACGGTCGTCGATCTCAAGCCGGTGATGGGCTATCTGCATCGCAACCATGAGCAGATCGGCGAACGCAACACGTTCAACATGAACATGCCCTTCACCGACCGGCTGGACTACCTGGCGTCGATGTCGAACAACCACGGCTACGCGCTGACCATCGAGAAGCTGTTCGGCATGACCGTGCCGGAGCGCGCCGAGTGGATTCGCATCCTGATGGTCGAGCTGAACCGCATCGGCAACCATCTGTGGGCGCTGGGCTTTTTGCTCAACGACCTCGGCGCGTTGCAGACGCCGATGCTCTATTATTACCTGGAACGGGAGTTGATTCTCGACTTCTTCGAGGCTACCTCCGGGGCGCGCCTGCTCTACAACTACATGCGCTTCGGCGGCGTGGCCTACGACTTGCCCGACGACGTGCGCGGCACGCCGACGTTGAAGTTCCTGGAAGAGTTGATCTTCAACCGGCTGCCGCGGGTGCTGGAGCAGGGCGACGACCTGATGACCGGCAACGAGATCGTGCGCGCCCGAGCCATTGGCGTGGGCATCCTCACGCCGCAGGACGCCATCGCCCTGAGCACGGCCGGGCCGCTCTTGCGCGCCAGCGGTGTGCCCTACGATGTGCGCCGCGCCGAGCCGTACTCCTACTACGAGCACCTCGATTTTGACGTGGCCGTGCGCTACAACGGCGACATCTACGACCGCTATCTGGTGCGCATGGACGAGATGCGCCAGAGTCTGCGCATCCTGGAGCAGATATTGCCCCACCTGCGACGCACCGAGGGTGGGCCAATCGTCGGCGACAAGCCGCAATACGCCCTGCGCGCGCCGCGGGCCGGCGAGTCCTACGCCCGCGTCGAGAATCCCAAAGGTGAACTGGGCTATTACGTGACGACCAAGCGCCGGGGCGGCAACCCGGAGCGCTATCACGTTCGCGCCCCATCTTTCATCAACCTGACCGCGCTGGGACCGATGTCGCGCGGCCACAAGGTGGCCGACGTGGTCGCCATTCTGGGCAGCATCGACATCGTCCTTGGCGAAGTCGATCGCTAA
- a CDS encoding NADH-quinone oxidoreductase subunit B, translated as MTVAGTGTANGDVVVPDELANNVFITNIAKLLDPAYNWARRNSVWPLVFGLACCAIEMICTASSRWDLARFGMEVFRATPRQADLMIISGTVTKKMVPTIVRLYNQMPEPRYVLSMGACASGGGPFKEGYNVVDGIDKFLPVDVYVPGCPPTPQALINGLIALQEKIDQQSIATAPWYRKDDPTAGLYPVPVLGPDLVDVRQLGIIRREAAKHPVESPVAASEATPEQPADVAGAPKSVNPQ; from the coding sequence ATGACCGTAGCAGGTACGGGAACCGCCAATGGGGACGTCGTCGTCCCGGATGAGTTGGCGAACAATGTCTTCATTACCAACATCGCCAAGCTGTTGGATCCGGCCTATAACTGGGCGCGGCGCAATTCGGTGTGGCCCCTGGTCTTTGGGTTGGCCTGTTGCGCCATCGAGATGATCTGCACGGCGTCGAGCCGCTGGGACCTGGCGCGCTTCGGCATGGAAGTGTTCCGGGCCACGCCGCGCCAGGCCGACCTGATGATCATCTCCGGCACCGTGACCAAGAAGATGGTGCCGACCATCGTCCGCCTGTACAACCAGATGCCCGAGCCGCGCTACGTGCTGAGCATGGGCGCCTGCGCTTCCGGCGGTGGGCCGTTCAAAGAGGGCTACAACGTCGTGGACGGCATCGATAAGTTCCTGCCGGTCGACGTTTACGTGCCCGGCTGCCCGCCCACCCCTCAGGCGCTGATCAATGGCCTGATCGCCCTGCAAGAGAAGATCGACCAGCAATCCATCGCCACTGCGCCCTGGTATCGCAAGGACGACCCCACGGCCGGCCTCTACCCCGTGCCGGTGCTGGGGCCTGACCTGGTTGACGTGCGCCAACTGGGCATCATCCGTCGCGAAGCGGCCAAGCACCCGGTCGAGTCGCCCGTGGCCGCCAGCGAGGCCACGCCGGAGCAGCCGGCAGACGTGGCCGGCGCGCCCAAATCGGTCAACCCGCAATAA
- the iscX gene encoding Fe-S cluster assembly protein IscX → MVYTYRERLSGKLTLLSEHEPELYWDSTYAIVVSLMEHHPSRRPTDVGLAELAALIEALPGFQDDPAQATEQFLLDILTVWYEEAT, encoded by the coding sequence ATGGTCTATACTTACCGGGAAAGATTGTCGGGAAAGTTGACACTTTTGTCCGAGCACGAACCTGAACTTTACTGGGATTCGACTTACGCCATTGTGGTCTCATTGATGGAACATCATCCATCGCGGCGGCCGACGGACGTAGGCTTAGCGGAGTTGGCCGCGCTGATTGAAGCGCTGCCCGGCTTCCAGGACGACCCGGCCCAGGCGACGGAACAGTTCTTGCTTGATATTTTAACCGTTTGGTATGAGGAGGCGACCTAG
- a CDS encoding tRNA-queuosine alpha-mannosyltransferase domain-containing protein: MRTDLLSPYHGGSHQAWAEGYRDHSAHAVTLLTLPAHFWKWRMHGGAVTLARRWLAAGEPTPDLILATDLLDLTTFLALTRARTGHVPTALYMHENQLTYPLPDDPTTGPMRRQLGERDRHYAFINYASMLAADRVYFNSQYHLDTFFDALLPFLRHYPEYNELETVALLRHKSGVLPVGIDLRRLDPPPPRPDPAAAPLILWNQRLEFDKNPESFITLLVELAESGAPFRVALCGERFGRPSAGWEAAVNQLGPRVIHDGYAEQEVYRRLLWEATVTISTAAHEYFGIAILEAVYCHTLPLLPARLSYPELIPAAFHADCLYHGRPDLKRRLAWALGDPAAARAVAARLAPAVAAYDWGVVGPRYDEVLGDRF, from the coding sequence ATGCGAACCGATCTTCTTTCCCCCTATCATGGCGGCAGCCATCAGGCCTGGGCCGAAGGCTACCGCGATCATAGCGCCCACGCGGTAACGCTGCTGACTCTGCCGGCCCACTTCTGGAAGTGGCGGATGCACGGCGGCGCGGTCACCCTCGCCCGGCGCTGGCTGGCGGCCGGCGAGCCGACGCCCGATCTCATCCTGGCCACCGACCTGCTCGATCTGACCACCTTCCTGGCCCTGACGCGGGCGCGCACCGGCCACGTGCCGACCGCCCTCTACATGCACGAAAACCAGTTGACCTATCCCCTGCCCGATGACCCCACCACCGGCCCCATGCGCCGCCAACTCGGCGAGCGCGACCGCCACTACGCCTTCATCAACTACGCCTCCATGCTGGCCGCCGACCGGGTCTACTTCAACTCGCAATACCATCTGGACACTTTTTTCGACGCCCTGTTGCCCTTCCTGCGCCACTACCCGGAGTACAACGAACTGGAAACGGTCGCGCTATTGCGGCACAAGAGCGGGGTCTTGCCGGTGGGCATCGATCTCCGGCGGCTCGATCCGCCACCGCCACGGCCCGACCCGGCCGCCGCGCCGCTCATCCTCTGGAACCAGCGCCTGGAGTTCGACAAGAACCCGGAGAGCTTCATCACCCTGCTCGTGGAATTGGCCGAATCAGGCGCGCCGTTCCGCGTCGCCCTGTGCGGCGAGCGCTTCGGCCGGCCCAGCGCGGGCTGGGAAGCGGCCGTCAATCAACTGGGGCCGCGGGTTATCCATGACGGCTACGCTGAGCAAGAGGTCTACCGCCGCCTGCTGTGGGAGGCCACGGTCACCATTTCCACCGCCGCCCACGAATACTTCGGCATCGCCATCCTGGAGGCGGTCTATTGCCACACGCTACCCCTGTTGCCGGCGCGCCTCAGCTACCCCGAACTGATTCCGGCCGCGTTCCACGCCGATTGTCTCTACCACGGCCGGCCGGATTTGAAGCGGCGGCTGGCCTGGGCGCTGGGTGACCCGGCGGCGGCAAGGGCCGTGGCGGCGCGTCTGGCCCCGGCGGTGGCGGCCTATGATTGGGGCGTCGTCGGCCCGCGCTATGATGAGGTGCTAGGGGATAGGTTCTAG
- a CDS encoding class I SAM-dependent methyltransferase, which produces MMTDPTPYDRFRERYEGERVPWDDPLPPPEIVALAETLPPGRALDLGCGYGRVAIYLARRGWSVDAIDFIPKAIDIARQRAADAGVADRVHGHVASAADLPFLQPPYDLAVDIGCMHSFTEEMLAAYRAELVRLLRPGGQYVLFAHLRDEVVEGEEGPRGIPEATLRQLLEPLLSLERVEYGTTQVEDRPPWNSGWFWFRRR; this is translated from the coding sequence ATGATGACTGATCCAACCCCTTATGATCGCTTTCGGGAACGGTACGAGGGCGAGCGCGTACCCTGGGATGACCCGCTGCCGCCGCCGGAGATCGTCGCGTTGGCCGAGACCTTGCCGCCGGGGCGGGCGCTCGATCTGGGTTGCGGCTACGGCCGCGTCGCCATCTATTTGGCGCGGCGGGGTTGGTCGGTGGACGCCATCGATTTCATCCCCAAGGCCATCGACATCGCCCGGCAGCGGGCGGCCGACGCCGGCGTGGCTGACCGGGTGCACGGCCACGTCGCCTCGGCCGCCGATCTGCCCTTCCTCCAGCCGCCCTACGATTTGGCGGTCGATATCGGCTGTATGCACTCCTTCACGGAAGAGATGCTGGCTGCCTATCGCGCGGAGTTAGTTCGCTTGCTGCGGCCGGGCGGACAGTATGTGCTCTTTGCCCACCTGCGCGACGAAGTTGTCGAGGGCGAAGAAGGCCCGCGCGGCATCCCGGAAGCGACGCTCAGGCAATTGCTGGAGCCGCTTCTTTCTCTGGAGCGGGTAGAATATGGCACGACCCAGGTCGAAGATCGGCCGCCGTGGAACTCGGGCTGGTTCTGGTTCCGCCGCCGCTAA
- a CDS encoding class I SAM-dependent methyltransferase: MSVKRRFRRTLRHIRTHWPMFVALYGALVAGMLLIGLSLALGWFSFIPFSLVIMLLAAYFLVALTYVAYRINDAPGGTAAEILVEMAHTRAEERVVCIDLGLRATALTIAQHLTTGQVTIVDVYNPQSNNGSALRRARARAYKPPDDPRLNWIDGSINLLPLPDRSVAAVFMNHILSEFWLPEERRQLLAEVFRILTPEGKVLIAEPIRAESDLLLTGLITYTLPPADYWRSFLQSAGFVIRREEKARGLLTCIRADKPSPSAGKQMQLNLEFI, encoded by the coding sequence ATGTCAGTCAAACGCCGCTTCCGCCGCACGTTACGCCACATTCGCACCCATTGGCCCATGTTCGTGGCGCTGTATGGGGCGCTGGTGGCCGGCATGTTGCTGATTGGCTTGAGCCTGGCCCTGGGCTGGTTCTCGTTCATCCCCTTTTCGCTGGTGATCATGTTGCTGGCCGCCTACTTTCTGGTCGCGCTGACCTACGTGGCCTATCGCATCAACGACGCGCCCGGCGGCACGGCGGCCGAAATTCTGGTAGAGATGGCCCATACGCGGGCTGAGGAGCGCGTGGTCTGCATCGACCTCGGCTTGCGGGCCACGGCGCTCACCATCGCCCAACACCTGACCACCGGCCAGGTGACGATCGTCGACGTCTACAACCCGCAATCCAACAATGGCTCAGCCCTGCGCCGGGCCCGCGCTCGCGCCTACAAGCCGCCCGATGACCCGCGCCTGAACTGGATCGACGGCTCGATCAATCTCCTGCCTCTGCCCGATCGCAGCGTCGCCGCCGTCTTTATGAACCACATCTTGTCCGAGTTCTGGCTGCCCGAAGAGCGGCGGCAATTGCTGGCCGAGGTCTTTCGCATCCTGACGCCGGAAGGCAAGGTACTCATCGCCGAACCGATCCGCGCCGAGAGCGATCTGCTGCTGACCGGCCTGATCACCTACACGTTGCCCCCCGCCGATTACTGGCGCTCGTTCCTGCAATCGGCCGGCTTCGTCATCCGGCGCGAGGAGAAGGCGCGCGGCCTGCTGACCTGCATCCGGGCCGACAAACCTTCCCCCTCGGCCGGCAAGCAGATGCAGCTGAATCTGGAATTCATCTGA